A window of Bradyrhizobium sp. AZCC 1719 genomic DNA:
AACATCGCGGCGGCGAAAGCAACGCCCGGCCGCTGGGACACCGTTTGCCAGGGCGTAGACCATCGCGAACAACGTGAGGCGGGCACGGTACGAGACCCGCCACAAGTCCCGCGGCAATCGACAACTTGCCCTTAGGTTGGCGTCATCGTTGGCGCCCACCCAACCAATCAATTACCTTCGGCCAGATTGCTCGATGCGCCTGCCTGCCCACAAGTGGTCCCACATGCTGAAGCGCCACGCCGACTTCCGGCTCATACGGAAAAATCGAAGAGTTCTTCAACACTCCTAAAACTGACGAGGGTGGGACCACTCGGCTTGCATGATCGACAATGGCCGCAACGGGAATTTTGGCCAGCGAGTCGGATCGGGCATCCCGCCCAAGCACATGAAGCTCGTTCCGGGCGAATCGGTCTTCACGATAGAGCAGCTGGATAACATCTCGGATCAGTTGGCCGCTAGGCGCGAACTCATCCAGACTCCAACGAATGACGGCAACATGGATTGCTAACGCTTCCAGATCCAGCAAGCTTGAGCAGCTATCGCCATAACGCGAGATAACGAATTCTTCCGGAGCCGCGACAACGCTCGCCAGATCGAGCAGACTTCCCGGGACGGGACCAAGCGGCACTGTTGGCGAAGACAGCACAATCGGTCCTAGCGCTCCGGTCTGTTCACCGAATTTTAGAGGAGCTTCAACAAGCACGAGTTTGCTGACCAGGTGCGGCTCAATAGATGCAGTGATTGCGGCGAGGGTCCCACCAAGAGAGTGCCCGACGAGGGTGGATGGGCCGCGATGCTCGGTCGCGATCAATTCAGCTGCAAGGCTGAGCGAGCGTATGCTGGATTCAAGGTCCGACTTGCCATCCTGTTCCTCTGGCCATTCGTACAGGTAGACGGCGAATCCCGCCTGGATGAGACGCCGCACCACGCTCACGTCCGGCAAAAGGTCGAATATGTAGGCCCGCTTGAT
This region includes:
- a CDS encoding alpha/beta fold hydrolase, with product MEWNTGGFSNLKCTHGRETMFPILSVSDAFRRSVGEMLESAGYGPHETAWDRVEHPDFRLRRYARSAATPSSVLIVPAPIKRAYIFDLLPDVSVVRRLIQAGFAVYLYEWPEEQDGKSDLESSIRSLSLAAELIATEHRGPSTLVGHSLGGTLAAITASIEPHLVSKLVLVEAPLKFGEQTGALGPIVLSSPTVPLGPVPGSLLDLASVVAAPEEFVISRYGDSCSSLLDLEALAIHVAVIRWSLDEFAPSGQLIRDVIQLLYREDRFARNELHVLGRDARSDSLAKIPVAAIVDHASRVVPPSSVLGVLKNSSIFPYEPEVGVALQHVGPLVGRQAHRAIWPKVIDWLGGRQR